In one Dermacentor albipictus isolate Rhodes 1998 colony chromosome 4, USDA_Dalb.pri_finalv2, whole genome shotgun sequence genomic region, the following are encoded:
- the LOC135911691 gene encoding uncharacterized protein isoform X2 — protein MLSKTDPDASREEVCKVDAATQWEDMTTAHHTYSAPLKLVNIRTPLLEKMTAADLRFYTGVSPDIFKKLALCIQRTPLRPSQLHTEDQLLLALMRLRLGLLYRDLASRFCIAPSSVCNIFKNVLKSLKEIMKYVVIWLPRSRIQSTMPSAFIENGFQTTTCIFDCTEVALERPTKQKPRAQTYSSYKAHNTVKFLVVIAPNGLIMYISRAFGGRASDKFIVRQSGVQEYLVPGDVIMADRGFTLDPYLEAQGIKLNMPAFTKDICICKGKHSCINNCEQG, from the exons ATGTTATCAAAAACAGATCCAGATGCATCACGTGAAGAG GTGTGTAAAGTGGACGCAGCTACACAGTGGGAAGATATGACAACTGCCCATCACACATATTCTGCACCTTTAAAGTTGGTAAATATCAGAACACCACTTTTGGAAAAGATGACTGCAGCTGACCTACGATTCTACACAGGGGTATCACCAGACATATTTAAGAAGCTTGCACTGTGCATTCAGAGGACACCTTTGCGGCCTTCACAACTTCACACAGAAGACCAGCTGCTTCTAGCACTGATGCGCTTGAGGCTTGGCCTTCTTTACAGGGACCTAGCATCGAGATTTTGTATTGCACCATCCTCTGTGTGCAATATATTCAAGAATGTCCTCAAATCACTTAAAGAGATCATGAAATATGTCGTAATCTGGCTCCCGAGATCTCGTATTCAGAGCACTATGCCAAGTGCATTCATAGAAAATGGTTTTCAAACCACTACGTGCATATTCGATTGCACAGAGGTTGCACTTGAAAGGCCAACCAAACAAAAGCCACGAGCCCAAACCTACAGTTCATACAAAGCTCATAATACTGTAAAGTTTCTTGTGGTAATTGCTCCAAATGGCCTTATTATGTACATTTCTCGTGCATTTGGTGGTCGTGCTTCGGACAAATTTATTGTCAGACAGAGTGGCGTCCAGGAATACCTTGTTCCTGGGGATGTGATAATGGCCGACAGGGGCTTCACTCTGGACCCCTACTTGGAAGCACAGGGAATCAAATTGAACATGCCAGCATTCACCAAAG ATATATGCATTTGCAAAGGGAAACATTCTTGCATCAACAATTGTGAGCAAGGTTGA
- the LOC135911691 gene encoding uncharacterized protein isoform X1, translating to MKWSRHSQSHAHPLIMFFQPQQCTIFDISAASAGALKDILTTQHPQLDGVSDESVEPSLDDNQVPRTLAGDGAMLSKTDPDASREEVCKVDAATQWEDMTTAHHTYSAPLKLVNIRTPLLEKMTAADLRFYTGVSPDIFKKLALCIQRTPLRPSQLHTEDQLLLALMRLRLGLLYRDLASRFCIAPSSVCNIFKNVLKSLKEIMKYVVIWLPRSRIQSTMPSAFIENGFQTTTCIFDCTEVALERPTKQKPRAQTYSSYKAHNTVKFLVVIAPNGLIMYISRAFGGRASDKFIVRQSGVQEYLVPGDVIMADRGFTLDPYLEAQGIKLNMPAFTKDICICKGKHSCINNCEQG from the exons ATGAAGTGGAGTCGGCACAGCCAGAGCCATGCGCACCCATTGATTAT GTTCTTTCAACCTCAACAATGTACCATTTTTGACATCTCTGCTGCGTCTGCAGGTGCATTGAAGGATATTCTTACTACCCAGCAT CCACAATTGGATGGTGTGTCGGATGAAAGTGTGGAACCTTCACTAGATGACAATCAG GTGCCTAGAACTTTGGCTGGTGATGGTGCCATGTTATCAAAAACAGATCCAGATGCATCACGTGAAGAG GTGTGTAAAGTGGACGCAGCTACACAGTGGGAAGATATGACAACTGCCCATCACACATATTCTGCACCTTTAAAGTTGGTAAATATCAGAACACCACTTTTGGAAAAGATGACTGCAGCTGACCTACGATTCTACACAGGGGTATCACCAGACATATTTAAGAAGCTTGCACTGTGCATTCAGAGGACACCTTTGCGGCCTTCACAACTTCACACAGAAGACCAGCTGCTTCTAGCACTGATGCGCTTGAGGCTTGGCCTTCTTTACAGGGACCTAGCATCGAGATTTTGTATTGCACCATCCTCTGTGTGCAATATATTCAAGAATGTCCTCAAATCACTTAAAGAGATCATGAAATATGTCGTAATCTGGCTCCCGAGATCTCGTATTCAGAGCACTATGCCAAGTGCATTCATAGAAAATGGTTTTCAAACCACTACGTGCATATTCGATTGCACAGAGGTTGCACTTGAAAGGCCAACCAAACAAAAGCCACGAGCCCAAACCTACAGTTCATACAAAGCTCATAATACTGTAAAGTTTCTTGTGGTAATTGCTCCAAATGGCCTTATTATGTACATTTCTCGTGCATTTGGTGGTCGTGCTTCGGACAAATTTATTGTCAGACAGAGTGGCGTCCAGGAATACCTTGTTCCTGGGGATGTGATAATGGCCGACAGGGGCTTCACTCTGGACCCCTACTTGGAAGCACAGGGAATCAAATTGAACATGCCAGCATTCACCAAAG ATATATGCATTTGCAAAGGGAAACATTCTTGCATCAACAATTGTGAGCAAGGTTGA